From Streptomyces sp. SCSIO 75703:
TGCCGCCGTGCGGGGTCAGCTCACCGGCGAGCAGGCGCAGCAGGGTCGTCTTGCCGGCGCCGTTGGGCCCCACGAGGGCCGCGACGGTGCCCTCCCCCACCCGGAAGGAGACGTCGCCGAGGAGCGGCCTGCCGTCGGGGAGGTGGTGTTCGAGGTGCGCGGCTTCGAGATGACCCATGGGACCGGATTCTGTGGGCCCGGCACCGCTCGCCGCAAACCGATTTCCGCCCCGCCCCACCGGCCGGTGCCCGGCGGCGGGACCGGGCCCGCAGGAATCGGCGCCCTCGGGGTAAACGGGGTCCATGAGCCCCGACGTAGACCTCACCATCCCGGTTACCGGCCCGCGCCCGCTGCGCACCGCCCTCCTGCGGCTGGACCGGCGCGTGTTCGAGGCCGTCGCCGCCCGGCGCTGGCCCGGCGCCGATCCGCTGCTGCCCGCCCTGAGCCGCGCCGCGAACCACGGCGTGCTGTGGTGCGCCGCGGCGGCGGCGCTGGCCGCCTCCCGTACCCCCCGGGCCCGCCGGGCCGCCACCCGGGGTCTGGCCTCCCTCGGCGTGGCCTCCCTGGCGATCAACACCCTCGGCAAGCGCACGGTGCGCCGCCCGCGGCCCGCCCTGGACCCGGTGCCGCTGGTGCGGCGGCTGCGCCGGCAGCCGATCACCACGTCGTTCCCGTCGGGGCACGCCGCGTCGGCCGCCGCGTTCGCCGTGGGGGTTGCGCTGGAGTCCCCGGCGTGGGGAGCGGCGGTGGCACCGCTGGCCGCCGCCGTCGCGGTCTCCCGGATCTACACCGGCGTGCACTTCCCGGGCGACGTGGTGGCGGGCGCGGCCCTCGGCACGGTCGCGGCGTTCGCGGTGCGGGGCATGGTGCCGACGCGGGCCCAGCTCCTGCCGCCGGCCCGGCCGCGGGCACGGGTGCCGGCGCTGTCGGGCGGCGACGGGCTGGTGATGGTGGCCAACGTCGGTTCGGGCACCGCCGACCGGGTGCGGGCGCTGTGCGAGGAACTGCCCCTGGCGGAGGTCGTGGAGTGCGAACCGGGCGAGGTGGCGGCCGAACTGGAGCGGGCGGCGGACCGGGCGAGGGTGCTCGGGGTGTGCGGGGGCGACGGCACGGTCAACGCCGCCGCCGAGGTCGCGCTGCGGCACGGGCTGCCGCTGGCGGTGCTGCCGGGCGGCACGCTCAACCACTTCGCCTACGACCTGGGCGTGGAGGACGTCCGGGACCTGTGCCGGGCGCTGGAACGGGGCGAGGGGGTCCGGGTGGACGTGGGCCGGTTCGCCTCGGGCGGGCGGACCGGGATCTTCCTCAACACCTTCAGCCTCGGCGTCTACCCGGAACTGGTGCGCGAGCGGGAGCGCCGGTCGCACCGGATCGGCGGCTGGCCGGCCGGGGTGCTCGCCGCGGTACGGGTGCTGCGCGCGGACCGGCATCCGCTGGAGGCCCGGGTGTCCGGGCGGCGGCGCCCGCTGTGGATGCTGTTCGCGGGCAACGGCACCTACCACCGCAGGGGCCTGGCGCCGGGGCGGCGGCTGGACCTGGCGGACGGGCGGCTGGACGTGCGGGTGGTGCACG
This genomic window contains:
- a CDS encoding phosphatase PAP2 family protein, with translation MSPDVDLTIPVTGPRPLRTALLRLDRRVFEAVAARRWPGADPLLPALSRAANHGVLWCAAAAALAASRTPRARRAATRGLASLGVASLAINTLGKRTVRRPRPALDPVPLVRRLRRQPITTSFPSGHAASAAAFAVGVALESPAWGAAVAPLAAAVAVSRIYTGVHFPGDVVAGAALGTVAAFAVRGMVPTRAQLLPPARPRARVPALSGGDGLVMVANVGSGTADRVRALCEELPLAEVVECEPGEVAAELERAADRARVLGVCGGDGTVNAAAEVALRHGLPLAVLPGGTLNHFAYDLGVEDVRDLCRALERGEGVRVDVGRFASGGRTGIFLNTFSLGVYPELVRERERRSHRIGGWPAGVLAAVRVLRADRHPLEARVSGRRRPLWMLFAGNGTYHRRGLAPGRRLDLADGRLDVRVVHGGRRPALRLLSAALAGPLTRSPAHAAVRVTRLRLTGVAPGTLLAYDGELTETRGDLTLEKLPEALTVYRPLSGARPCAATPRPSA